In the genome of Oncorhynchus nerka isolate Pitt River linkage group LG27, Oner_Uvic_2.0, whole genome shotgun sequence, the window atagagggagaatgacagagagacagatagagggagaatgacagagagagaggggtaagggagaaatatgaacagagagagagagagagaggggtaaggtggaaacatgaacagacagagagagagaggggtaaggtagaaacatgaacagacagagagagagaggggtaagggagaaacatgaacagacagagagagagagaggggtaagggagaaacatgaacagacagagagagaggggtaagggagaaacatgaacagacagagagagaggggtaagggagaaacatgaacagacagacagagagaggggtaagggagaaacatgaacagacagagagagagaggggtaaggtagaaacatgaacagacagagagagagagaggggtaagggagaaacatgaacagagagagagagaggggtaagggagaaacatgaacagacagagagagaggggtaagggagaaacatgaacagagagagagagaggggtaagggagaaacatgaacagacagagagagaggggtaagggagaaacatgaacagacagagagagagaggtgtaaggGAGAAacatgaacagacagagagagagaggggtaagggagaaacatgaacagacagagagagaggggtaagggagaaacatgaacagagagagagagagaggggtaagggagaaacatgaacagacagagagagaggggtaagggagaaacatgaacagacagagagagaggggtaagggagaaacatgaacagacagacagagagaggggtaagggagaaacatgaacagagagagagaggggtaagggagaaacatgaacaggcagagagaggggtaagggagaaacatgaacagacagagagagagaggggtaagggagaaacatgaacagacagagagagagaggggtaagggagaaacatgaacagacagagagagagaggggtaagggagaaacatgaacagacagagagagagaggggtaagggagaaacatgaacagacagagagagagaggggtacgggagaaacatgaacagacagagagagagaggggtaagggagaaacatgaacagacagagagagaggggtaagggagaaacatgaacagacagagagagaggggtaagggagaaacatgaacagacagagagagaggggtaagggagaaacatgaacagacagagagagaggggtaaggaagaaacatgaacagacagagagagaggggtaagggagaaacatgaacagagagagagagagagagaggggtaaggtggaaacatgaacagacagagagaggggtaaggtagaaacatgaacagacagagagagagaggggtaagggagaaacatgaacagacagagagagagaggggtaagggagaaacatgaacagacagagagagagaggggtaagggagaaacatgaacagacagagagagagaggggtaagggagaaacatgaacagacagagagagaggggtaagggagaaacatgaacagacagagagagaggggtaagggagaaacatgaacagacagagagagaggggtaagggagaaacatgaacagacagacagagagaggggtaagggagaaacatgaacagacagagagagagaggggtaaggtagaaacatgaacagacagagagagagaggggtaagggagaaacatgaacagagagagagagaggggtaagggagaaacatgaacagacagagagagaggggtaagggagaaacatgaacagacagagagagaggggtaagggagaaacatgaacagacagagagagagaggggtaagggagaaacatgaacagacagagagagaggggtaagggagaaacataaacagacagagagagagaatggtaagGGAGAAACATGAACATACAGAGAGAGTGGGGTAAGGGAGATAGATAGTGAGAATGATTTATGGAGAGAAACTGGGTTTATAGAGGAGGGATGCAGAAAAAGGGGCAAAATGTGGAAGAATGAGACTGAAGAGAATGAGACTGAGGAGAATGAGACTGAGGGAATGAGACTGAGGAGAATGAGACTGAGGAGAATGAGACTGAGGAGAATGAGACTGAGGAGAATGAGACTGAGGAGAATGAGACTGAGGAGAATGAGACCGAAGAGAATGAGACTGAGGAGAATGAGACTGAGGAGAATGAGACTGAGGAGAATGAGGAATTTGGTACAGGAGGGGTGATGGGGAGAGTAGGGCTGACAGGTTGCTAATGGGAAACAATAGGTGTTTGTGCACgagtaagaaagaaagaaagaaagaaagaaagaaagaaagaaagaaagaaagaaagaaagaaatagtgagagagagagagaacaggatgaGGGATCAGCATGAGAGTCAATTAGGACACAGAATGGTCGGTCGGGTAACAGAGTGATCACATGAAGCTCAGACACTAGAGGCCAGGATCAGATGGGATCACGAGGACACTTAGGAGAAAACAAGACACAAAACACACCCTGggaacaagacagagagagaggcccagTAAATCAGTAAGCTACAGTTCTACGTACACCttccattgacacacacacacactaacagcaaTCCCTACAGGTGTGCACTTTGCAGGGTGTCACAGAGTTTGTTGAACCCCTAAGGAAATAGGCTGAAGCATGGGAAAAAAACTTGAACCCCACCCACCCTACCCAGATGGGTCACTTTGCAAAAATGCTCTTACGTTACCAACTATGTTTTACTCCCATAACCACATGAACTATAACTGTCCTTGCTAACCTTCCTACAGAAAGCTGTTGCACTACAGAGCTCCATAGCACCAGGAGATCTACACCATTCCACCAATCAGGGGTCCTAACATTCCATGTAGgactgggcgatatggccaaaataacATATCACAATATATTTCTCATTCTTTTGACTGCATGGCAGTGTTTGCCGGTATTCTATGTTTCTGAATAATACAAGCTATAAATATGTTTTATGAGTAGTGCATAACCCTAGGATGGCAACAGATTAATTCTAATTGGTTTAATGGTCTTTCTCCTTCCTGATTGCTTATTACTCAACCAAACTAGGACAAATCTGACTTTTCATTTATTTAGCACTGTATCAACATATTGTTATAGACGATTTTATAAAAATCCATACCGGTATACCTTGAAATATgatatatcacccagccctaactaCACGTTACCAGTGTATTGACCAATGATTGATATCTATGCTGTTGACAAAGTAAACAAACACTGACTATGCAATCTAGGGGAGCAGAGTTATGGACAACCAAACAGGGTCACTTGTTGGTTTGGCTCCAGTATTGAAAAAGTCCTGTTATATCGTCCcaatactgtcctctctctttagGCCTCTTTGCCGTTATccatcgctctctgtctccctctgggcACCATGTGGTGGTTCTTCATTAATTCATCCCCCCTTCAGCCTCCCTGCcgtcctcctttctccctctggAAAATTAACCCACATCCCCCCCACACCGCTCTCTCCCCCCACTTCCcaggcccccctctctctcacccatgCTCTGCCATCCTCTCTCCCATGTCTCACAGTCTATCCAGTATGGCTGTGCATGGCAGAGGTTGGCGGTTTCCcatagcaggaaaataatcctgcaacaacaggacatttaaattattgtgtggattataattaatggacatttttgtaggggttgatacatttttttgttagtgcaaatcaagtctgacattttaaagtggaaattacctgcaacaacagggtgatcaaattaagatcttacatctgtagaCGTTGGCCCCAAGTTAACCACTGactgatacagggtcagtttTTCTCTGTTTGATTAGTGGTTAAGGTTATTATTGTAGGGTAGATTAATATGATCCTAGATCAGTGGGTACTAAACCCAATAAGAGCAGCGCTATCACTTTCCCATCTACCAATACTAGcccatccctccatcagtgttccCCGGACTACAATACACAGGTTCATTCTCCTTCTATCCCTTTTGCCCCCGACTCTCTCTCTGGGATTCTGCCCAGACAGCAAGTCCCATGTCCGTGACCTCAAATGACACAGGGGTCATCCAAACGGCTCCCTCTCATTGGTTGTGCGGTTCTACACAGAGCAAACTCGCTGTGTTCATTAAGAGTGAGTGGGAGAGGGGTCTGagatgagtgtgtttgtgtgttggggGAGGTTTAAGGCAGACCTTTCACTCTGAAatctcacacacaaacagtctCACATTCACACAGATTGTTGAGTTTCACCCGACAGTTGCACACAAACAGTCTGACCTTTTTATTCTGAAATAAAGAGCGGACAACTAAGCCGGTTATTTGTAAATGCTGATTATATTAGATATGATTATTATGTTAATATTGAAAACATCATGAGGATGAGGATGTTAACGATAATGGCGATGATGAAAATGATTGCTATGGAGAGGGTGACAGTGGTGATGATGACAATACTGGTGAACCCCTCAAGCGAACTGTCTTActctcctgtctactgtctgccTGGGATCATCCAATTACTGTGCCACCcctaacacactctctctcttaaaCACACACGAACACATACAGGAAAAACAAtggcacacacattcacatgtaaACAGACCATGTTTTCCCaacacccaaacaaacacacacactagtgtGACGCCGCGTCTTCCATTTCAATTTCCATGAAAAAAAcaccagacatacagacacactaaTCCTTACATAATCCCCTCCTGCTGCCAGACACCAAACTCTGTTCCTACCAattctcgctcacacacacacatacatacacacgctgCTTAACACCAAACACTGTTCCTACCAattctcagacacacacacacacacacacacacacactgcttaacACCAAACTGTGTTCATCATAGAACGTTTTCTCTTGCAAATATAAACTTGgagacaaatacattttttaaaggaCAACATTCCTAACATCTCACTAGCCCTAATATATACCTGTTACTTTGTACATAAATGCTATTCACAGAGTTCAAAATGTCATATTTTCTAAAAAATGGAACATTAAGTAGGTTCTGGACTCATTACCAAGTCCCTGGGAATAACACACAAATTCCCTTTATTCATCAACAGACAAGATGATCAGTCTAGATTAGGGTCATCGTTAGTtaccccagacacagatgatattttaaacctaaccttaaccatactgctaactttatgcctaaccttaaattaagaccaaaaagtacatttttacaatatagccctTTTTTTACTTTGTGGCTGTAGTAAATAGTTCAGGGCAACAGTGGTAAGAAATGAGACCACAGCTGAATGGAGAAAATATGATTCCGTCTTGCTTACTGTCTTGCTTACTTCATttatacattttagtcattttgcACACGgtattatccagagcgacttacaggggcaattagggttaagtaccttgctcaagagcacaaacagattttatttttcaccttgtcagctcagataTTTGAACAAGCGAccgttcggttactggcccaacgctcttaaccgctaggctacctgccacccacttCACAAATGAGGCTACAGGTCATCAGGCTTGTATTCAATAGGCACCAAATGGAATAAAACCGACTAAAACAGGCAGGGACTATgagaacttgtccaataagaaacgttttgtttttgtattccgttgcaaaatgttttgctatgTTTTGCATTAAATAATGTAGGACTACTATTAGAAGAAAACATGTTTTGGCTAAGTCATTTATGGAATAGTGGGTTTCTTATGTAGTAGCCTTGTAGTGGATCAGCTTTAGTGTACAGTAGATGAGTGTGGAGGTTAGTGTTAAGACTTTTAGCTACTTCTCTAGTTGGTACAGTAGATGAGAGTAGAGGTTAGTGTTAAGACTTTTAGCTACTTCTCCAGTTGGTACAGTAGGTGAGTGTGGAGGTTAGTGTTAAGACTTTTAGCTACTTCTCTAGTTGCTAGAGAAGGTGAGTGTACATGTTTGTCAGACTGACTAGCAGATTTACCCAGTTTGTATGTGAGAACGTAGATCATGGTCCAGGGCGTCCCAGGTACTGACATCAGCTTCCGCCACACCCTCCAGGGATGCACAGCGTCCGACTGgacccccttcctcccctctgccTGGCCCCTCAACAGCTCATTGTCCAGCACGGGGGCCCCCAACACAAACAGTGCCACCCCGAAGTACACAAAGGCCAACAGCATAAACATAGGGCCCCACCCGGCCACGTCAATCACAGCCAGGAGCCCGCCCCCGGCGAACACCGAGCCGGCCTTGTAGCCCACCACCTGAGCCATGTTGCCCAGGCCCAGCTCGCTACGGCCCTTCAGCAGTCCCACAGCGGCCCCGTCCACTGTGATGTCCTGAATCGATGCCAGGGCGTTCATGGCCAGCAGAGTCCCCACCACTCCCCAGATGTCGGCCTCCGGGGCCAGAGCGGCACTGGAGAGACAAGTAAGCGCCAGGCCAGAGACCGTGGCCACCAGCCAGCGCCGCTTGGTGCCCACACGGTCCACCAGGGGTGCCCAGAGGACCTTGAGCACCCAGGGGAAGTAGAGGATTTTGGTCAAGCCGATGTGGGTGAGGGAGTGGCCCGCCCCACGGAGGTAGACAGGGAGCAACAAGGACTGGAGACCATAGGGGATCCCCTGCACAAAGTACAGGAGGCCCAGAAAAACCAGCTTGTCATTCATGATTAAATAGGAAAGGGACAATTCGTCAGGTCATGACGATGTTCCACCAGGAGCTGATCAAATGGTTCGATCAGcctaggagagatggggaagagagagaggggatcatTTCACTGACGGAAAACATGAGCAAATGGGTGCCGGAGTCTGGTCTAGTTAGTCCGGCAGACTCCAGACCACACATGCAAGCTAGTGACGGGGTTCCAAATTCCACCTTGCTCCCTATACTCTTTCTCCTTCTGTATCTGTCACCTTGTCTACCTTCCGACTGCCAAGGTACAtgaaaaaataatatataaaaataaaatcatGAGCAAATGGAATTCCCCTCATGATAAATAGTTTAGGGTTTTAGTATATGTATTAAATGAAGGAAACTCAGGTTtcattatacactgaacaaaaatataaacgcaacatgtaatgtcctggtcccatgtttcatgagctgaaataaaagatcccagaaatgttctaaatgcACCAAAAAAATGTttatctcaaattttgtgcacaaatttgtttacttccctgttagtgagcatttctcctttgtcaatataatccatccacctgacaggtgtggcatatcaagaagctgattaagcagcatgataattacacaggtgcaccttgtactggggaaaataaaaggtcactctaaaatgtgcatttttgtcacacaatacaGTGCCACAGATATTGCAAGTTTTGAGCGTGAAATTGGCATatggactgcaggaatgtccaataGAGCTATTGCCAGGGAActgtatgttaatttctctaccataagccacctccaatgtaattttagagaatttggcagtatgtccaaccggcctcacaaccacagaccacgtgtaaccatgccagcccaggacctccacatccggcttcttcacctgtgggattgtcgGATACCAGCCACCCCGACAACTGATGAAACTGAGAAGtatttttgtctgtaataaagcccttttgtggggaaaaacacattttgattggCTGGTCCTGGATCTCAAGTGGGtagcctatgccctcccaggcccacacaTGCCTGCACCCCTGCCtcgtcatgtaaaatccatacaTAGGGccaaatgaatttatttaaattgactgatttccttatatgaactgtaactaaggGAAATCGTTAatagttgcgtttatatttttgttcagtatagattctGGCAAACTGATGCATCAGACAGCTGTCAAGCTTTATTCACAAGCAATAATGAACTATCATAACTAGTTCATCTTCCTTTTAATTAAACGTATAACACATGGGACCGTGTAGATATCCGTTTACGCCCCAATCTTGACCTTTCGATAGTAGCAAGCTAAACTGATGTTTCGGTAACTTGGCTAGTTATACCACAAGCAAAAACCAATAAACATGCATGGCCAAATAGCTAGTATTCAAGCTAACGATGTCATACTACCAATTCAGAGTAAGTTAAGTATCAGCGCGTGCCAATAGCTAACAAATTCCGTGGTGAAGTTTTataaatattatattataaaACGTTAATCTGAGTGCAATCTGTTATGATAATTGTgtcgttagctagctggctacataCTGGAAAGGGAGAACCTGCTTTCAGCGTCTCGTCAGCAACACTAACAGAGTACATCCGGGTCACGGAATTTCAGAACTTTTCCAAATAAAAGCCCCCCAAGTAATAGTAGAAACGTTTCAATAACCTGTATTTACTCATGATATATGAACAATTATTGTCTTAACATTAACAATGATTCCTATTTGTTCATATTTAAGTTACATTTGCATTAAACCTGGGTTTTAAAACTTGTTCCAAGGTCAAATAAATGGCCACAATATGAATCACCATATGGAATACATATTGGTTTAAAAAAGCAAAAACTATTCTGGGTGTCGCAGTAAAAGTATTGTAGGAAATacacagtagggtctgtagaatgtatatactgtatgtatggtgTCATTTCATAGGGCTCTGAATAATACAGAGTGTTGCTGGCCTTTTACTCAACCCATTCCATTGGCCACAATGGGAATAACTGTATATGGAATACATATTGTCTTATAGAGAAAAAAAACGATTCTGTTTTCCGCAGTAAAAGTATTGAAAGGAATTATCAGTGCGgtctgtataatatatatatgatGTTATGTCACGGTGGACACTTTTATATGCCCAGCGGCACTTTTTACACCACCCACTCCCTTGGTTCCAATGCAATACACTACAGGCCAATAGATTACATATTTTCTTATAGAGAGAAATATAGTTTAGGTGTCGAAgtcaaatgtacagtaccagtcaaaagtttgtatacacttactcattcaagggttttctttattttttcaaaactattttctatgttgtagaataatagtgaagacatcaaaactatgaaataacacatatggaatcatgtagtcaccaaaaaagtggtaaacatattttatatttgagattcttcaaagtagccaccctttgccatgattacagcattgcacactcttggcattctctcaaccagcttcatgaggtagtcacctggaaatgcatttcaattaacaggtgtgccttgttaaatgttaatttgtggaatttctttccttcttaatgcatttgagcctatcagttgtgttgtgacaaggtatgggtggtatacagaagatagccctatttggtaaaagagaaacgacagtccatcattactttaagacatgaaggttagtcaatccggaaaatgtcaagaactttgaaagtgcagtgtgaatcagaccttcatggttgaattactgcaaagaaaccaaccaaaggacaccaataataagaagaagacttgattgggccaagaaacacaaacaatggacATCAGTAGtggaaatttgagatttttggttccaaccgccgtgtctttgtgagatgcagagtaggtgaactgatgatctctgcgtgtgtggttaccaccatgaagcatggaggaggaggtgtgatgtgtgggggtgctttgctggtgacactgtctgtgatttatttagaattcactaTTCACAATATAGTGGCAATATCCAGGAAATccaaagttccaaaagctgggccGAGAATTTGCTTCgacttatgtggatgatgttaaaaatatttgttggtctgatgtgattaataaggTGCATCCAGATGCTGCACCTGTTAAGAGACTCACTGTTAGAACTGTTTAAGCTCCATGGACTGAGGAGGacttgaaaaactgtatggttgaaagagaagGAGCAAAaagagtggctaataagtctggctgcaaaTCTGACTAGCTGACTTACTGCAAtttgagaaatgatgtgactaaactcaacaaaaagaaacagaaactgtattatgaagccaagctCAATGATATATGAATGATGATGGAATGATGGTCTTAACACTAACCTCCACTCTCATCTACTGTACCAACTAGAGAAGTAGCTAAAAGTCTTAACACTAACCTCCACACTCACCTACTGTACCAACTAGAGAAGTAGCTAAAAGTCTTAAAACTAACCTCCACACTCACCTACTGTACCAACTAGAGAAGTAGCTAAAAGTCTTAACACTAACC includes:
- the LOC115111370 gene encoding major facilitator superfamily domain-containing protein 3-like, whose protein sequence is MNDKLVFLGLLYFVQGIPYGLQSLLLPVYLRGAGHSLTHIGLTKILYFPWVLKVLWAPLVDRVGTKRRWLVATVSGLALTCLSSAALAPEADIWGVVGTLLAMNALASIQDITVDGAAVGLLKGRSELGLGNMAQVVGYKAGSVFAGGGLLAVIDVAGWGPMFMLLAFVYFGVALFVLGAPVLDNELLRGQAEGRKGVQSDAVHPWRVWRKLMSVPGTPWTMIYVLTYKLGEQGAVTMFPLFLLDHHMTARELGFWNGMIAMCFSICGSSLGGLLLSQFSIGSLMRRVFVMRTVSMVFQSSLLTVLEPSPLMKGMAVLSLSIQHFLGGLITTLTFTTMMHCTQRAEESVQATHYSFLSTLEVLGKLMFGALAGGLVDWVGFPTAFLLFLVLSAGTALHIWKATDTGALREEPK